A part of Pirellulaceae bacterium genomic DNA contains:
- a CDS encoding 5-formyltetrahydrofolate cyclo-ligase, translating to MTNSPPTATDTASRKQAIRQAAHDNRRKRPDKDNVSRLIVDRFMGLPEYAAAKTVMFYVDVRDEVRTRHALPEAIQGDKRIVIPYCVDGELELFHLQSMDELDVGMYKILEPKVELRQVAAKRLEPQDLDLIMVPGVAFDRMGGRTGHGKGYYDKLLQHARRDAPLVALAFECQLFPEIPCEHHDIYMDKVVTEAAAYAGRGRS from the coding sequence ATGACCAATTCGCCTCCAACGGCAACCGACACGGCCTCGCGGAAACAAGCCATTCGCCAAGCGGCTCACGACAATCGACGCAAACGGCCAGATAAAGATAACGTCAGCCGGCTGATCGTCGATCGCTTTATGGGGTTGCCCGAATACGCTGCGGCCAAGACAGTCATGTTTTACGTTGATGTGCGCGATGAAGTGCGCACTCGGCACGCACTGCCCGAAGCGATTCAGGGCGACAAACGAATTGTGATTCCCTACTGCGTCGATGGCGAACTAGAGCTGTTTCACTTGCAGTCCATGGATGAACTGGATGTGGGCATGTATAAGATTCTGGAACCGAAGGTGGAGCTGCGTCAGGTGGCCGCCAAACGACTTGAGCCGCAAGATTTGGATTTGATCATGGTGCCCGGAGTTGCCTTTGATCGCATGGGCGGACGCACCGGTCATGGTAAGGGTTACTACGATAAACTGCTGCAGCACGCTCGGCGCGATGCTCCGCTGGTTGCCTTGGCCTTCGAGTGCCAATTGTTTCCGGAAATCCCCTGCGAACATCACGACATCTACATGGACAAAGTAGTAACCGAAGCAGCGGCCTATGCGGGGCGCGGCCGCAGCTAG
- a CDS encoding DUF3820 family protein: MSDEEAREFEKTGIPFGAHKGKQFKDVPIEYLCWLADSTLKLQSYLRSPIGEKRKESES; encoded by the coding sequence ATGTCAGATGAAGAAGCCAGAGAATTTGAGAAAACAGGGATACCGTTCGGGGCGCACAAAGGCAAACAATTCAAAGACGTACCGATTGAATACCTATGCTGGCTCGCTGATTCGACGCTCAAGCTCCAATCATACCTTCGATCGCCAATTGGCGAAAAACGAAAGGAATCTGAATCATAA
- a CDS encoding c-type cytochrome, which translates to MHRISAQYLSALFFNAQWRSLIENRIRIAFRLWRRVLLPLVVWCVFGSAGLDESQADDFVQPFNTEPDSLAAPMDAHEAAAGFQVPDGIQAEAFASEPDVQNPIAMAWDGQGRLWVAENYTYAERTQRFELGLRDRVIILDDTDRDGRSDQRSVFTDQVQMLTGLELGHGGAWLMCPPQLLFIPDAELDGQPDGPARVMLDGFDVALDNYHNFANGLRWGPDGWLYGRCGGSCPGRVGLPGSSDASRTPLEGGLWRYNVQTQHFEVLCHGTTNPWGHDWDAWGECFFINTVNGHLWHLIPGAHFARPFTLDPNPHVFEAIDMHADHWHFDTTGQWFQSRNGQADSYGGGHAHVGMLIYQADNWPAGFRDRLFTWNIHGRRVNQEILQRHGSGYIGRHGPDILQASDPFFRGMDLSCGPDGAVYAIDWSDTGECHEHTGVHRTSGRVFRFATSQSHSQLSGDLRSRSCQQLAQLHTHTNQWFVRQSRLILSERSRGIGDCAGIEEPIQWLSSAVTGQDDRLAYECLLTLHAMGRRDHARLLDCLAHRNEHLRTWAIRCLLDDYPIDDVLSHNLNPKPLATEALERLVTMARHDESGLVRLALASALQRLPVQSRPVLAESLLSRGEDAEDHNLPLMVWYGLIPVAETMPLRAAELTEFSQWPKTTRLIARQLSSYSDMNPQAVERLLAIATAHPERRLEILQGISDGLRGLRQVDQPSGWVELIRVTAASDDHPAQLSALIQELSILFGDGTGMDQIRQQVLDSQADISLRRSALEMLVRHAPPDIVDICLPLLKDARLNWIAVQGLASSSDTGVADALIKHYFQFRPPQRPQVIATLTARTEFAERLLTAIAAGRIPKHHLTAYDVRQIQSLGSDALIAQVEQVWGRINQSTAQRRQRIEQLRAMLTAGDAPPGDPSQGRVLFQRHCSQCHRLLGSGSQIGPDLTGGNRQDLDFWLENIVDPSAVVARDFYMSTLQMVDGRVLSGLVVSRSENAIELRTPTELLTLATAEIESQRTSAISPMPDGLLDALDMGQIRDLISYLRHPTQVALPLQ; encoded by the coding sequence TTGCATCGCATTTCAGCACAGTATTTAAGCGCACTGTTCTTTAACGCACAGTGGCGATCTCTCATTGAAAATCGGATTCGGATTGCCTTCCGACTGTGGCGGCGCGTACTGCTGCCGCTGGTTGTTTGGTGCGTGTTCGGTTCTGCGGGACTAGACGAGTCCCAAGCTGACGATTTTGTTCAGCCTTTCAATACCGAGCCTGACAGCCTTGCCGCGCCGATGGATGCCCATGAGGCAGCGGCGGGGTTTCAAGTTCCTGACGGGATTCAGGCTGAAGCGTTTGCCTCTGAGCCGGACGTGCAGAATCCGATTGCCATGGCCTGGGATGGACAAGGTCGTCTGTGGGTCGCCGAGAACTATACCTATGCCGAACGTACACAACGGTTCGAGTTGGGTCTGCGCGATCGCGTGATCATACTCGACGACACCGACCGGGATGGACGCAGCGATCAACGCTCGGTGTTCACAGATCAGGTGCAAATGCTAACGGGGCTGGAGTTGGGCCATGGTGGAGCGTGGTTGATGTGCCCGCCGCAATTACTATTCATTCCCGACGCAGAATTAGACGGCCAGCCCGACGGACCGGCCCGCGTTATGCTAGATGGCTTCGATGTCGCCTTGGACAATTACCACAATTTTGCAAATGGCTTGCGCTGGGGGCCCGACGGTTGGCTGTATGGTCGCTGCGGGGGTTCGTGTCCGGGCCGAGTCGGTCTGCCCGGCAGCTCTGACGCTTCACGCACACCGCTCGAAGGTGGCCTGTGGCGCTACAATGTTCAGACTCAACACTTCGAAGTACTGTGCCACGGCACGACCAACCCCTGGGGGCACGATTGGGACGCCTGGGGAGAATGCTTTTTCATCAACACCGTCAACGGCCACCTGTGGCATTTAATTCCAGGTGCGCATTTTGCTCGCCCATTTACGCTGGACCCCAATCCGCATGTTTTCGAGGCGATCGATATGCACGCCGATCATTGGCACTTTGACACGACCGGCCAGTGGTTTCAGTCGCGCAATGGCCAAGCGGATTCGTACGGCGGTGGTCATGCACATGTGGGGATGTTGATCTATCAAGCCGACAACTGGCCCGCAGGCTTTCGCGATCGCTTGTTTACCTGGAACATCCATGGACGACGAGTCAATCAAGAGATCCTCCAGCGGCATGGCAGCGGCTACATTGGGCGGCATGGGCCGGACATCCTGCAGGCCTCCGATCCATTCTTTCGAGGCATGGATTTGAGCTGCGGGCCCGACGGCGCAGTATATGCAATCGACTGGAGCGATACCGGGGAGTGCCACGAGCATACCGGTGTGCATCGCACCAGCGGCCGCGTCTTTCGCTTCGCCACCAGCCAGTCACACTCGCAGCTGAGTGGCGATTTGCGCAGTCGATCTTGCCAACAATTGGCACAGCTCCACACGCACACCAACCAATGGTTTGTACGGCAGTCGCGATTGATTCTGTCCGAACGAAGTCGGGGAATTGGCGATTGCGCTGGGATTGAAGAACCCATACAGTGGCTGTCGAGCGCTGTGACGGGTCAAGATGACCGCTTGGCGTATGAATGCTTGTTGACCCTGCATGCCATGGGACGTCGCGACCATGCTCGACTTCTGGATTGCCTGGCACATCGCAACGAACACCTGCGAACCTGGGCCATCCGCTGCCTGCTGGACGATTACCCCATCGACGATGTGCTCAGCCACAATCTTAATCCAAAGCCGCTGGCGACAGAGGCGCTGGAACGCCTGGTGACGATGGCCAGGCACGACGAGAGCGGATTGGTGCGGCTGGCGCTGGCCTCGGCACTACAGAGATTGCCCGTGCAGTCGCGGCCAGTTCTGGCCGAGTCGCTGTTGTCGCGCGGCGAGGATGCTGAAGATCACAACTTGCCGCTGATGGTCTGGTACGGACTGATTCCGGTCGCCGAAACGATGCCGCTACGAGCCGCAGAACTGACAGAGTTTTCTCAATGGCCCAAGACGACTCGGCTGATCGCGCGACAATTGTCCAGCTACAGCGACATGAACCCCCAGGCGGTCGAGCGACTGCTTGCGATCGCGACGGCGCATCCCGAGCGGCGTTTGGAAATTCTACAAGGCATATCAGACGGCCTGCGTGGCTTGCGCCAAGTCGATCAACCGTCCGGTTGGGTCGAGTTGATTCGTGTAACTGCCGCTAGCGATGACCATCCTGCCCAGCTCTCAGCCCTGATTCAGGAGTTGAGCATACTGTTTGGCGACGGAACCGGCATGGACCAGATTCGTCAGCAGGTGCTAGACAGCCAAGCCGATATTTCGCTGCGTAGGTCGGCACTCGAGATGCTGGTACGCCACGCGCCACCTGATATCGTTGATATATGCCTTCCTTTGCTCAAGGATGCCCGGCTGAATTGGATCGCCGTGCAGGGCCTGGCCTCCAGCAGCGATACTGGAGTGGCCGATGCACTCATCAAGCATTACTTTCAATTTCGCCCGCCTCAACGACCGCAAGTCATCGCCACATTGACGGCGCGAACTGAATTCGCAGAGCGACTTCTGACAGCCATAGCCGCTGGCAGGATACCAAAGCATCATTTGACCGCTTACGATGTCCGGCAAATCCAGTCGCTGGGCAGTGACGCATTGATTGCACAGGTCGAGCAGGTCTGGGGACGCATCAATCAATCGACCGCTCAACGACGGCAGCGCATCGAGCAGCTCAGGGCTATGTTGACAGCCGGTGATGCGCCGCCGGGTGACCCAAGCCAAGGGCGGGTGCTGTTTCAGCGCCATTGCTCCCAGTGCCATCGCCTGCTGGGCAGCGGCAGTCAAATTGGCCCCGACTTGACCGGTGGCAATCGTCAAGACCTGGACTTCTGGCTAGAAAACATAGTCGATCCCAGCGCGGTTGTCGCCAGAGACTTTTACATGAGTACGCTGCAGATGGTGGACGGTCGCGTGCTCAGCGGTCTGGTCGTGTCTCGTAGCGAAAATGCCATCGAGCTGCGAACGCCCACGGAACTATTAACTCTGGCTACCGCCGAGATTGAATCGCAGCGCACTTCAGCTATTTCTCCCATGCCCGATGGGCTGCTAGATGCTTTGGACATGGGGCAAATTCGGGACTTGATCAGCTACCTGCGGCACCCCACACAAGTTGCATTGCCGCTACAATAG
- a CDS encoding DNA adenine methylase, whose product MSTSALKTKSALSYFGSDSEVAQSLAAMLDHCSHVTIPFVGGASILPHLKARAIVANDKNDLAINFYRVMSNTEWPRDRLIAMCESTLSHPSEITEAARILATPNVAALPKAWAYWAQCWIGRKGKGGTDSPATMPSVRRTASGGTNASRIRAAASDLHQWAKQFERCEWESVCFRKLLPKVADNRECGVYCDPPWVGAGDAYLHTFSEQDHIDLANCLSRFEAATVVVRYGDHPLIRRYYSEMGWSIIQAESRDQCNAVKGEIWITNQLIVEQ is encoded by the coding sequence ATGAGTACATCAGCGCTCAAGACAAAATCGGCACTGTCCTACTTTGGAAGCGACAGCGAAGTAGCCCAGTCGCTGGCAGCAATGCTCGACCATTGTAGTCATGTCACTATTCCGTTTGTTGGTGGTGCGTCGATCCTTCCGCATCTCAAGGCAAGAGCGATCGTTGCCAACGACAAGAACGATCTCGCAATCAATTTCTACCGAGTGATGAGCAACACGGAATGGCCGCGAGACCGATTGATTGCCATGTGCGAATCAACGCTGAGTCACCCAAGCGAAATCACAGAAGCGGCTCGCATTTTAGCAACGCCAAACGTCGCCGCGCTGCCGAAAGCGTGGGCGTATTGGGCACAATGCTGGATCGGGCGCAAGGGAAAGGGAGGAACTGATTCACCCGCCACAATGCCAAGCGTTCGCAGAACAGCAAGCGGCGGAACCAACGCAAGCCGCATTCGTGCAGCGGCAAGCGATTTACACCAGTGGGCAAAGCAGTTTGAGCGATGTGAATGGGAATCGGTTTGTTTCCGCAAGCTTCTACCGAAGGTAGCGGATAACCGCGAATGCGGTGTGTATTGCGATCCTCCGTGGGTTGGCGCTGGCGATGCGTATTTGCACACATTCAGCGAACAGGATCACATTGATTTGGCGAATTGTCTTTCGAGGTTTGAAGCCGCAACCGTCGTTGTTCGATACGGCGATCATCCATTGATTCGTCGCTACTACAGCGAAATGGGCTGGAGCATTATCCAGGCCGAGAGTCGCGATCAATGCAACGCAGTCAAGGGTGAAATCTGGATTACCAATCAACTTATTGTGGAGCAATGA
- a CDS encoding YcjX family protein translates to MKRNRQVIRTVAWTFRHFLIQTSEQMMRPPKIFSSKHNIAVVGLYRSGKTVFITSLINHLMHHRRDELKIGDGSIKITFDEELPTQNGFARFPYQVFRYGNNGRWPTKTKATFQYRCTFFRSDWGWIKGELSLVDIPGERLSDIAIAKLSFDQWSDRLLQKVFQDSHYRDAAQTYQQLASDLSATEESVVASYRELLAKLYRSFRPIISPSTFLLTAEGQFNGTSIMGGDHSSAFCGLSADLQFAPLPQSIRQSNPELSKIFANRYADYRKKLAAPLVKSLSRCNEMVVLLDVTTLLAANTGMYNGNRALLELLFEILSPGKGLLGTSLDLLRMSLGGRIGRRGISKIAMVATKADKVHDSQRDKLVDLARDMSEGIVERQRQRTNNLDCRYFACAAVKSTFSQANGTLRGNLLGDDGPVEYAVSGLPSRWPGKWNQGEFVFPDVAPLFPENAALAPDHLGMDHIIDFLMKSQV, encoded by the coding sequence ATGAAACGAAACCGGCAAGTAATCAGGACGGTGGCTTGGACCTTCCGCCACTTCCTGATCCAAACTAGCGAGCAAATGATGCGTCCTCCAAAGATCTTTTCAAGCAAGCACAACATTGCCGTGGTTGGGCTTTATCGGTCTGGAAAGACAGTTTTCATTACGTCTCTAATCAATCACTTGATGCACCATCGTCGCGATGAACTAAAAATCGGCGATGGAAGCATAAAGATCACGTTTGATGAGGAATTGCCGACGCAGAATGGTTTTGCACGTTTCCCATACCAGGTATTTCGGTACGGGAACAATGGGCGGTGGCCCACCAAAACCAAGGCCACTTTTCAGTATCGCTGTACTTTTTTTAGAAGTGATTGGGGCTGGATCAAAGGTGAGTTGTCTCTTGTGGACATCCCCGGCGAAAGACTTTCCGACATTGCAATTGCCAAGTTATCTTTTGACCAGTGGTCTGACAGACTTCTCCAGAAGGTATTTCAAGATAGTCATTACCGGGACGCTGCTCAGACTTACCAACAACTGGCGTCAGATCTTTCGGCGACTGAGGAATCTGTAGTTGCGTCCTACCGTGAACTTCTAGCCAAACTTTATCGATCATTTCGACCTATCATTTCCCCGTCCACATTTCTTCTCACTGCGGAGGGGCAATTCAATGGCACGTCCATTATGGGAGGTGACCACTCTTCAGCGTTTTGCGGGCTTTCGGCTGATTTGCAATTCGCCCCCTTGCCACAGTCCATTCGCCAATCAAACCCTGAGCTATCGAAGATTTTTGCGAATAGATACGCCGATTACCGGAAGAAATTGGCGGCACCGCTGGTTAAGTCCCTTTCACGCTGTAACGAGATGGTGGTCCTGCTCGATGTAACAACCTTGTTGGCAGCCAATACCGGGATGTACAACGGAAACCGAGCTTTGCTGGAGCTTCTTTTTGAAATCCTCTCACCCGGAAAAGGGCTGCTTGGGACTAGCCTCGACCTTCTTCGAATGAGTCTGGGGGGCAGGATTGGTCGTCGTGGAATCTCGAAGATTGCAATGGTTGCTACAAAGGCTGACAAAGTTCATGACAGCCAGCGAGACAAACTGGTGGATCTTGCAAGGGACATGTCTGAAGGAATTGTCGAGCGACAAAGACAGCGAACAAACAATCTCGACTGTCGTTACTTCGCCTGCGCAGCAGTAAAATCTACCTTCAGTCAGGCTAACGGAACCCTTCGAGGTAATTTGCTCGGTGATGATGGACCGGTCGAGTATGCGGTATCTGGATTACCCTCACGTTGGCCCGGAAAATGGAATCAGGGTGAATTCGTTTTTCCTGATGTAGCTCCTTTGTTTCCCGAGAACGCTGCCTTGGCACCGGATCACCTTGGGATGGACCACATCATCGACTTCTTGATGAAATCTCAGGTGTAG
- the fhcD gene encoding formylmethanofuran--tetrahydromethanopterin N-formyltransferase, producing the protein MNPKIQTLVDDTFAEGFRSIYSEFLITARDRRWLDHCCHAVTGHGSSTIMCDSEVGVSQILDGTSPGQETPDGRIGAVIQVHVPRFRKDRETHLEKVLMARIGQNVLTCPTARCFNRLDTQTYFKLGRKIAFFGDGYQFRDERYGTRGWVIPIMGGEFYLTRRFGMSDGIMGGNLWFMADSEAAAIEAAERSVVAVDQCPDTVLTFPGGIASSASKAGSRYSFLIASTFAEYCPTLKAQLGAQSRVPAGVLSIMEIVINGSSLQAVTTATHAAIDAALDTPGLIRISAGNYGGRLGKSFIYLHRERQGA; encoded by the coding sequence ATGAATCCAAAAATCCAGACCCTAGTAGACGATACGTTTGCCGAAGGGTTTCGTAGCATCTATTCCGAGTTTCTCATTACTGCGCGCGATCGCCGTTGGCTGGACCACTGTTGCCACGCGGTGACCGGACATGGTAGCAGCACCATCATGTGCGACTCGGAAGTTGGCGTATCGCAGATACTCGATGGCACCAGTCCTGGACAAGAAACGCCTGACGGTCGCATCGGCGCGGTGATTCAAGTTCATGTGCCCCGATTTCGTAAGGACCGCGAGACGCACTTGGAGAAGGTGCTGATGGCGCGCATTGGGCAGAACGTTCTGACCTGTCCAACGGCCAGATGCTTCAATCGCCTTGACACACAAACCTATTTCAAACTCGGACGCAAAATCGCTTTTTTTGGAGATGGGTACCAGTTCCGCGACGAGCGGTATGGGACTCGCGGCTGGGTCATCCCGATCATGGGCGGCGAATTTTACCTGACGCGTCGGTTTGGCATGTCCGATGGAATCATGGGCGGAAATCTGTGGTTCATGGCCGACAGCGAAGCCGCCGCCATCGAGGCCGCCGAGCGATCAGTCGTGGCTGTCGATCAATGCCCCGACACGGTGCTAACGTTTCCTGGAGGCATCGCCTCCAGCGCATCCAAAGCCGGCAGCCGCTACAGCTTTCTCATCGCCAGTACATTCGCTGAATATTGTCCGACACTCAAGGCCCAATTGGGTGCTCAATCGCGAGTACCCGCTGGTGTACTGTCGATCATGGAGATCGTGATCAATGGCAGTAGTCTGCAAGCGGTCACCACGGCCACGCACGCCGCCATTGACGCCGCGCTGGACACGCCCGGGCTGATTCGCATCAGCGCGGGAAACTACGGAGGTCGATTGGGCAAGAGTTTCATCTACTTGCATCGCGAACGTCAAGGAGCTTAA
- a CDS encoding IS481 family transposase encodes MTNERKIIENKLGMLKLAEKLGNVSEACKVFGYSRDSFYRFKQLYESGGEEALKEISKKKPVLKNRVAPEVEQAVLKMAFELPAYGQVRVSNELKKQGILLSPGGVRSIWLRHDLETFKKRLTALEAKIAQEGGVLTEEQVVALEKAKQEKEAHGQIESEHPGYLVAQDTFYVGTIKGVGRIYQQTVIDTYTRVAFAKLYDRKNALVAADMLNDQVIPFFEQEEVRVLRVLTDRGTEYCGAREHHEYELYLALENIDHTKTKAKSPQTNGICERFHKTILQEFYQIAFRKKLYESIEQLQQDVDQWLQHYNEERPHSGRYCFGKTPMQTFKDSKQLADQKMLDQLLQPSA; translated from the coding sequence ATGACTAACGAACGTAAGATCATTGAAAACAAACTCGGCATGCTTAAGCTGGCTGAGAAGCTCGGGAATGTCTCCGAGGCTTGCAAGGTGTTCGGTTACTCCAGAGATAGTTTCTATCGCTTCAAGCAGCTCTACGAAAGCGGCGGCGAGGAAGCTCTCAAGGAGATCTCTAAGAAGAAGCCCGTGCTGAAGAATCGCGTGGCTCCTGAAGTTGAACAGGCCGTGCTGAAGATGGCCTTTGAGCTGCCAGCCTATGGCCAAGTGCGTGTCAGCAACGAACTCAAGAAGCAGGGCATTCTGCTATCGCCTGGCGGAGTCCGCAGTATCTGGCTGCGACATGACTTGGAGACTTTCAAGAAACGCTTGACAGCACTCGAAGCCAAGATCGCTCAGGAGGGTGGCGTGCTTACCGAAGAGCAAGTCGTTGCTCTTGAGAAAGCCAAGCAGGAAAAGGAGGCGCATGGTCAAATCGAAAGCGAGCATCCTGGATACCTGGTCGCTCAAGACACCTTCTACGTGGGAACGATTAAGGGTGTTGGACGAATCTACCAGCAGACCGTCATCGATACCTACACGCGGGTCGCGTTTGCAAAACTCTATGATCGCAAGAACGCACTCGTAGCTGCCGACATGCTCAATGATCAGGTGATTCCATTCTTTGAGCAGGAAGAAGTACGCGTGCTGCGTGTTCTCACCGATCGTGGTACTGAGTACTGCGGGGCGCGTGAACATCACGAGTACGAGTTGTACTTAGCTTTAGAGAATATCGACCACACGAAAACTAAAGCTAAGAGCCCGCAAACCAATGGTATCTGCGAGCGTTTTCACAAGACGATTTTGCAAGAGTTTTATCAGATTGCCTTTCGCAAAAAACTCTACGAATCGATCGAGCAATTGCAACAGGATGTCGATCAATGGTTACAGCACTACAACGAAGAACGTCCTCACAGCGGACGCTACTGCTTCGGAAAAACTCCGATGCAAACTTTCAAAGATTCTAAGCAGTTGGCTGATCAAAAAATGCTCGACCAACTCTTACAGCCCAGTGCGTAA
- a CDS encoding DUF3307 domain-containing protein: MVSALVGHLVGDYLAQNDWMALNKKKSTLHCAVHCAIWTVCVVLFAWWPLWTAIPLFVTHFIQDRTQIINWWMDFVGQKQFRTGICAPWSIIVVDNVWHIVTIWAVWLIVR, translated from the coding sequence GTGGTCTCAGCATTAGTAGGGCATCTAGTTGGCGATTACCTCGCCCAAAACGATTGGATGGCGTTGAACAAAAAGAAGTCAACGCTGCATTGTGCAGTTCACTGTGCGATCTGGACGGTGTGCGTCGTCCTTTTCGCGTGGTGGCCGCTGTGGACAGCGATTCCGTTGTTCGTGACGCATTTTATTCAGGACAGAACGCAGATAATCAATTGGTGGATGGACTTCGTTGGGCAGAAGCAGTTTCGCACGGGGATTTGCGCCCCATGGTCAATCATCGTGGTAGATAACGTTTGGCACATCGTCACGATTTGGGCCGTGTGGCTTATCGTCCGTTGA
- a CDS encoding helix-turn-helix domain-containing protein codes for MTRKTRKPPSEYLTPAEVAIQLRVTAQTVRSMCDRGELNPHITIGVPGGRTTYRIHRQAIDRLVHDSPLDIQLDPAPLPLASADDDQEYIRNWGKSNTVT; via the coding sequence ATGACACGAAAAACCAGAAAGCCTCCCAGCGAGTATTTGACGCCAGCCGAAGTTGCCATTCAGTTGCGAGTCACGGCGCAGACCGTTCGCTCTATGTGCGATCGCGGAGAGTTGAACCCGCATATCACAATTGGCGTTCCTGGTGGGCGCACCACCTACCGCATACACCGCCAGGCGATTGATCGGCTCGTTCACGACTCGCCCCTTGACATCCAGTTAGACCCTGCGCCTCTGCCGCTTGCCAGTGCGGACGATGATCAGGAATACATCAGAAATTGGGGCAAGTCCAATACTGTGACTTGA